From Salmo salar chromosome ssa04, Ssal_v3.1, whole genome shotgun sequence, one genomic window encodes:
- the LOC106603206 gene encoding erythropoietin produces the protein MSPVTPNFGLVAVLLTVLQWAGRGLPSPVRPICDPRVLDRFIMEARDTETALRSCKAGCGVTGTFVVPLTNVDFVVLETKDTEEQALEVQSGLSLFGQALGAVRESVSRAAVQSLIDNNKSNIHSLGQVLRSLHIKDLSLSPVPAGSDSATRKVSSLSELFRVHTNFLRGKVRLLLTNAPACQQNST, from the exons ATGTCTCCTGTCACTCCCAACTTCG GGCTGGTGGCGGTACTGCTGACGGTACTCCAGTGGGCAGGGCGAGGCCTCCCTTCTCCTGTCAGGCCCATCTGTGACCCCCGCGTTCTGGACCGCTTCATCATGGAGGCCCGCGACACAGAGACCGCTCTG CGAAGTTGCAAGGCAGGGTGTGGCGTGACAGGCACCTTCGTGGTTCCACTGACCAACGTTGACTTTGTGGTATTGGAGACAAAGGAT ACTGAGGAGCAGGCTCTGGAGGTCCAGTCGGGGCTGTCTCTGTTTGGCCAGGCCCTGGGTGCTGTGCGGGAGTCAGTGAGCCGTGCTGCCGTGCAGAGCCTCATCGACAACAACAAGAGCAACATCCACAGCCTGGGCCAGGTGCTGCGCAGCCTCCACATCAAG gacctgtccctctctCCAGTGCCAGCAGGAAGTGACTCAGCGACCAGGAAGGTGTCGTCCCTATCCGAGCTGTTCCGTGTCCACACCAACTTCCTACGAGGGAAGGTTCGCCTGCTGCTCACCAACGCACCTGCCTGTCAACAGAACAGCACGTGA